The genomic stretch AGACGTCGCTGGCGGCGGTGCTCGAACGGCTCCGGGCGGCGTCCGGCGACGAGGCGCCCGGCCGGCTCCCTGGTTAGCCTGACCGGGTGATCCTGATCGTGGTCAAGTTCCCCGTCCGCCCCGAGTTCGCCGACCGCTGGCCCGAGCTGGTCAGCGAGTTCACCACCGCGGTGCGCGCCGAGCCCGGCAACGTGATGTTCGAGTGGTCGCGCAGCGTCGACGAGCCGGACAGCTACGTGCTGGTCGAGGGGTTCGCCGACGCCGAGGCCGGTGCCACGCACACCTCGTCGGCGCACTTCCGGAAGGCGATCGACGAGATGCCCGACTGGGTCGCCGGCACACCGTCGATCATGTACGTCGACTCCGCCGACCTCGCCGGCTGGGGCCCGATGGCGGAGGTGCAGCCGCGCGGCTGACCGGCACCCGCACACCGGCCGGGAGACCGGCCCCGGCCGGTGTGCGACCGTTCCCGTCATGGTGAACGTGCTCTCCATCCAGTCGCACGTGGCCTACGGCCACGCCGGCAACGCCTCGGCGGTCTTCCCGCTGCAGCGCCTGGGCATCGAGGTCTGGCCGGTGCACACCGTCCAGTTCTCCAACCACACCGGCTACGGCGACTGGACCGGCCGGGTGTTCGACGGCCAGGCCGTCGACGAGGTCGTGCAGGGCATCGAGGACCGGGGCGTCCTCGGCAGCTGCGACGCGGTGCTCTCGGGCTACCTCGGCTCGGCCGACATCGGGCACG from Modestobacter roseus encodes the following:
- a CDS encoding putative quinol monooxygenase; the encoded protein is MILIVVKFPVRPEFADRWPELVSEFTTAVRAEPGNVMFEWSRSVDEPDSYVLVEGFADAEAGATHTSSAHFRKAIDEMPDWVAGTPSIMYVDSADLAGWGPMAEVQPRG